Within Williamwhitmania sp., the genomic segment CGCACGGCGTAGTCAAACGCTTGAAAATGGTCGAACTGGTGCACAACCGTTGCCTTGGTAACGTACTTGGTGAGCGAAACAGCCTCCTCCAGTGCAGAGTTACCTCCACCTACCACCACAATCTCCTTATCGGTAAAGAAGTCGCCATCGCAGGTAGCGCAGTATGAAATGCCCTTACCCTTAAACTCGTTCTCACCAGGAACATTCAAATTGCGTGGTCTTCCACCGGGGGTAAAAATCACGGCGTGGGCGGTAAAAACCTTGCCATCGGCCAACATAACCTGCTTCACCTCATCCTGCAGCTGCAGGTCGGCAATGGTTACGTTCGATTTGATTTCGCAGCCAAAAGTTTTGGCCTGCTTCTTCATGATGTTGGCCAGCTGAAAACCGCTAATGCTTTCCACTCCAGGATAGTTGGCTATCTCGTGAGTTAGAATCATTTGTCCGCCAACTGTGCCCTCATTCAGAATAAGCGTTTTCACCCTAGCACGGGACAGGTAGATGCCTGCCGTAAGTCCGGCAGGCCCTGCACCAATAACAATAGCGTCGAAATGATTATTGGCTTCCATGCTTATTACTTTGATGGTTTACCAAAATTTGCGTCGAGAATGGTGGTAACCTGATCCATATTCTGGATGCTGGAGGTTGCCTTTACCATCTTGCCATTCTTGTAGTAAACGGTAAAAGGGAGACCCATAAAACCACGGCACTCAGGAGCGTTGCGAATTACGTGTGACTCTGGGTGGTCAAACTCCATATCGGCGAATGCAACGTTGGTATACTGATCCTCGAGATCTTCCATAATACCGTAAACGGGAATACACATAGGTCCCATTCTTCCGCAGCAAATCATCACGTTCTCGTTCTCGTTGATAAACTTCTGGTGCGCTTCAGCGCTCTCAATGTGCTTTAAGTTTGTGTACAACATGGTATAAATTTTTAAAGGTTTTCTGTTTTTATGACCATCGCAAAATGGTCCTTATTGTTCGGCAGCAAAGGTATGGTGGGCGAATCAGAATTATTCGCTATTTCCACGTTCGTGCAACAGGCGCAGAGTTGAAATAGCACAACTTTTTTATTGAGGTAGATCGGGAAAGGAGTTAAACGGAAGTTAGTCGGGAGTTAGAGGAAGTTAGAGGAATTAAAAGAATGTAGAGACACACGATCGTGCGTCTCCTTTTTACCAGTAAAAGAGTTCCACAACCCGTAGGGGCGAAATGATTTTCGCCCTAAAACCATTCCAAGAACACGCATAGCCCACGGCTTTAGCCGTGGGTCAGAAGTTACACCACGAGCGAGCGGTGCACGCAGGAATGGTATAAAAATATACCTGCCAGCCATGCACCGCAACAACCGAATGGCTCAAAAACGGACTATGACCCCCACCAACCTCCCCCTAAAAGGGTGAGGCACTCTCTAGGTGAGGCAACGCTATTTTACAAACGTAAGAGGTTGTTGGGATGTTCCTCCCTCTGGCAGGGAAATGTCAGAACAAGGATTTAAATCCAATTCAGCGCAAACAAATAGTTCTGTAGAGACGGGATATTTTGTCCCAGAATACACACGTTTTTGTCATGAGAGTTTCCCCGTCCTTTAGGGCGGGGTTAATCAAAATCGTACCTGGCGAGAGCGGTGCACGGTAGTTCGGTGTAAAAATCTACCTGCGTTGCCTGCACCGCAATCACAAAAGAGTCTTTAATAGCACCTCAATTTTCAAAACTCGTCCGTCCACTGGCGGATTTCCAAATTTTCACAACAAAATTTGTTCAATGCCATCGCTTAACTTACATTTGAAAAGGCATGAATAGCTACAAGGAGAAATTTCAGGAGTTTCTAAACAAAAACTTCCTGCCGTAGCAGGTTTACCATGAAGAACAACGTTACTAGCTGGTTAAAAAAGCCCTTCCCCTTCTATGCAAACATGAGGGAGAAGATAACCATTCCGCTCTACATCGGGCTATCCATTGCGCTCATTCTGATACTCTTCAACCCATCGCGAAATGCAGAACATTTGCACATCCAGTCCTACAAAATTCTGGCCTATGTGTTTATTGCTTTCATTACCGCGGCCACGTTCAACACGGCGGTCCCACCCCTTTTTCCAGCGCTTTTCCATGTGGATAGGTGGAACATTGGAAAGATGATTGCCTTTACCGGGGTAAAGCTGCTTGCCATTGGCGCAGCCAACGCACTGTTTGCCTTTTATTTCGACAATCCCTCCGAAAACGAGCACTTCCTCCCATTCCTTTTGCAAGTGATTTACTACACCGTTATTGTTGCAGTAATCCCCGTTCTTCTGTTCATCTTCATACTGGAGAAACGGTTTTACAAGAAGCACTACCGCTTGGCATTGGCTGCCGATGAGCAAGTTCACCGCATGACAAAAGAACCGAAAAGCGACAAACAGTTTGCCCACGAGGCGCTCACCATTCCGCTTGCCGCCATCTGGTATCTGAAATCGGAAGGAAACTACACCACCTTTTGCTACGAAAAGGACGGTGAGGTAAAGAAAACACTTGTTAGAATTTTGCTGAAAGAGGTGGAGCAGCAGGTTGCCTCAAAAGACCTGGTAAGGTGCCACAAGTCCTACATGGTAAATCTAAAAATGGTTAGCAAGGTGGAGGGGAATGCTCGGCAGTGCTGCTTCCATCTAAAGAACCACAGCATCACCATTCCCATATCCCGAAGCCTCTCCAAATCGCTCAGCAGCGAGGTTGCACAAGAACGGTAGC encodes:
- a CDS encoding FAD-dependent oxidoreductase, translated to MEANNHFDAIVIGAGPAGLTAGIYLSRARVKTLILNEGTVGGQMILTHEIANYPGVESISGFQLANIMKKQAKTFGCEIKSNVTIADLQLQDEVKQVMLADGKVFTAHAVIFTPGGRPRNLNVPGENEFKGKGISYCATCDGDFFTDKEIVVVGGGNSALEEAVSLTKYVTKATVVHQFDHFQAFDYAVREAEANEKINFVMESTIAEFYGNEKLEGVVIKNLTTGDERKFAIDGVFIFVGYVPNTEFLVGKVPLNKYGEIVVNADMATDIPGVFAAGDCIAKRYRQVTTAVGEATVAALAVSGYIHQLKHKQSA
- a CDS encoding LytTR family DNA-binding domain-containing protein, encoding MKNNVTSWLKKPFPFYANMREKITIPLYIGLSIALILILFNPSRNAEHLHIQSYKILAYVFIAFITAATFNTAVPPLFPALFHVDRWNIGKMIAFTGVKLLAIGAANALFAFYFDNPSENEHFLPFLLQVIYYTVIVAVIPVLLFIFILEKRFYKKHYRLALAADEQVHRMTKEPKSDKQFAHEALTIPLAAIWYLKSEGNYTTFCYEKDGEVKKTLVRILLKEVEQQVASKDLVRCHKSYMVNLKMVSKVEGNARQCCFHLKNHSITIPISRSLSKSLSSEVAQER